A stretch of Chanodichthys erythropterus isolate Z2021 chromosome 20, ASM2448905v1, whole genome shotgun sequence DNA encodes these proteins:
- the bcl2l1 gene encoding bcl-2-like protein 1 encodes MSFYNRELVVFFIKYKLSQRNYPCNHIGLTEDTNRTDGAEENGEGAAGTTTLVNGSMNRTPPQSPATSPQHQTNGSGGLDAVKEALRDSANEFELRYSRAFNDLSSQLHITPATAYQSFESVMDEVFRDGVNWGRIVGLFAFGGALCVECVEKEMSPLVGRIAEWMTVYLDNHIQPWIQSQGGWERFAEIFGKDAAAESRKSQENFKKWLLAGMTLLTGVVVGSLIAQKRL; translated from the exons ATGTCTTTCTATAACCGAGAACTAgtggtattttttattaaatataaactcTCGCAGAGGAACTACCCCTGCAACCACATTGGGCTTACAGAAGACACAAATCGGACTGATGGGGCCGAAGAGAATGGTGAGGGGGCGGCAGGAACGACGACCCTCGTTAACGGCTCCATGAACAGAACCCCACCACAATCCCCCGCTACATCCCCACAGCATCAGACAAACGGGAGTGGGGGTCTGGACGCGGTGAAGGAAGCACTACGCGATTCTGCCAACGAGTTTGAGCTGCGTTATTCCCGAGCGTTCAACGACCTCTCCTCACAGCTCCACATCACACCTGCCACGGCATACCAGAGCTTTGAGAGCGTGATGGATGAGGTGTTCCGCGACGGCGTCAACTGGGGCCGCATCGTGGGACTGTTTGCCTTCGGAGGGGCTCTGTGTGTCGAGTGTGTGGAGAAGGAGATGAGCCCTTTAGTGGGACGCATTGCAGAATGGATGACCGTCTACCTGGACAACCACATTCAGCCCTGGATCCAGAGCCAAGGAGGATGG GAGCGATTCGCAGAGATCTTTGGAAAAGATGCAGCGGCAGAAAGCAGAAAATCACAAGAAAACTTCAAGAAGTGGTTGCTGGCGGGAATGACCTTGCTCACGGGTGTCGTGGTCGGATCACTCATTGCACAGAAACGCCTGTGA